The Danio rerio strain Tuebingen ecotype United States chromosome 1, GRCz12tu, whole genome shotgun sequence genome includes a region encoding these proteins:
- the si:ch211-196h16.12 gene encoding regulator of G-protein signaling 5 isoform X1, translating to MCKGLSAIPSSCLEKAKGMRVKLSHLAEKQDKHRVNEEKPPQDLESLLSSKLGVQAFRWFLRSEFSEENLQFWLACEEYKSSSGAKRISKAQLIYKQFINPDAPHEVNLDSETREAVMQLMEEPAVDTFDEAQLRIFTLMAKDSFPRFLRSAYCH from the exons ATGTGCAAGGGGCTGTCCGCCATCCCCTCCTCATGCCTGGAGAA GGCGAAGGGCATGAGGGTCAAACTCTCCCACCTGGCCGAAAAACAGGACAAACACAG AGTGAATGAGGAGAAGCCGCCGCAGGATCTGGAGTCTCTGCTCAGCAGTAAAC TGGGCGTTCAGGCTTTCCGCTGGTTCCTGCGCTCGGAGTTCAGCGAGGAGAATCTGCAGTTCTGGCTGGCCTGTGAGGAGTACAAGAGCTCATCCGGAGCCAAGCGCATCTCCAAAGCCCAGCTGATCTACAAGCAATTCATCAACCCTGACGCTCCACACGAG GTGAATCTGGACAGTGAGACGCGTGAGGCTGTGATGCAGCTGATGGAGGAGCCGGCGGTGGACACGTTTGATGAGGCTCAGCTCCGCATCTTCACCCTGATGGCCAAAGACTCGTTCCCTCGATTCCTGCGCTCGGCCTACTGCCACTAA
- the si:ch211-196h16.12 gene encoding regulator of G-protein signaling 5 isoform X2, which translates to MKTAVSCCLHVYLNITSTQHTHTHRRYVNTHCVCVLSRQLCVFILDLRIRLFCLYKSSTETDAHKHTHTHTHLTVVPAFCFSVMCKGLSAIPSSCLEKAKGMRVKLSHLAEKQDKHRVNEEKPPQDLESLLSSKLGVQAFRWFLRSEFSEENLQFWLACEEYKSSSGAKRISKAQLIYKQFINPDAPHEVNLDSETREAVMQLMEEPAVDTFDEAQLRIFTLMAKDSFPRFLRSAYCH; encoded by the exons aTGAAAACTGCTGTCAGCTGCTGTCTACACGTCTATCTGAACATCACgtccacacaacacacacacacacacaggagataTGTTAACACTCATTGTGTTTGTGTTCTCTCCCGACAGCTGTGTGTGTTCATTCTCGATCTCAGGATCAGATTATTCTGTCTATATAAGAGCAGCACAGAAACagacgcgcacaaacacacacacacacacacacatctgaccgTCGTTCCAGCGTTCTGTTTCTCAGTGATGTGCAAGGGGCTGTCCGCCATCCCCTCCTCATGCCTGGAGAA GGCGAAGGGCATGAGGGTCAAACTCTCCCACCTGGCCGAAAAACAGGACAAACACAG AGTGAATGAGGAGAAGCCGCCGCAGGATCTGGAGTCTCTGCTCAGCAGTAAAC TGGGCGTTCAGGCTTTCCGCTGGTTCCTGCGCTCGGAGTTCAGCGAGGAGAATCTGCAGTTCTGGCTGGCCTGTGAGGAGTACAAGAGCTCATCCGGAGCCAAGCGCATCTCCAAAGCCCAGCTGATCTACAAGCAATTCATCAACCCTGACGCTCCACACGAG GTGAATCTGGACAGTGAGACGCGTGAGGCTGTGATGCAGCTGATGGAGGAGCCGGCGGTGGACACGTTTGATGAGGCTCAGCTCCGCATCTTCACCCTGATGGCCAAAGACTCGTTCCCTCGATTCCTGCGCTCGGCCTACTGCCACTAA
- the zgc:136864 gene encoding UPF0390 protein zgc136864, with amino-acid sequence MAQGKQKFKAQRPGGAKKHQNKPKGLKKGGRIIAPKKAQVVQQQKLKKGLEVAIRNKIEHEVTQKASTSLHKKLSVLKTPAQKSGTAGAPKPAAGPSK; translated from the exons ATGGCTCAAGGAAAACAGAAATTTAAAGCGCAGCGTCCAGGAGGAGccaaaaaacatcaaaacaaaccaaaagGACTGAAGAAAGGAG GAAGGATAATCGCTCCCAAAAAAGCTCAAGTGGTCCAACAACAGAAGCTAAAGAAG GGTTTGGAGGTGGCCATCAGGAACAAGATTGAACATGAAGTCACACAGAAGGCCAGCACGTCCCTGCATAAGAAACTGAGTGTGTTGAAAACTCCAGCACAGAAAAGCGGGACAGCAGGAGCCCCTAAACCTGCAGCTGGACCCTCTAAATGA